CAATCGGCACAACTCGGAATCGCCCCTTAAACTTGAACCAACCACACCTTGGAACCATAATTCAATTCTTAACTAATGCCGGAAGCGTCCTTTCAACCcagtacccccccccccctatcaTGGAACCAGCTCCAACTAGAACCATGCACCGAGACACACCGGAGGTACCCATGCATCTTAGAACGTATTCCTCTCATATTGTGAAACTATTCCCTCAGCTAGGAACTACCCGTCAACCGAGGACAATCCCATCAGCTACCATGACCTGCCTCCTGGAACTAGCCTCCCATCAAATTCCTTTCATTCTGGAACTCCCAGGCTTACAACTAGCAGTACATTCAATCCATTGCAATATCAGAATGGTACAAGTGTCGAAGTGCATTTCATATTTAGAAATGTATATCCAATTATCAGACATACCATGGTATAACTGGTTAGATATGACAATGAGTACGTAATATGATAGTATAATCTCGGtagtatttgaaaatcatATCAGCCTTGAATAGCCCCTGCCCCATTTCCCTGGCCCGACTAAACACTAATTGGTCAATTATCTGCTGTTTATGACTGTCTTGTAGGAGGAATTCCACTCCCCAACAACGGCTCGCGTCAAGTACAAACTGCAACAACAGCAACGCCACCACCGCCACTGCAACAAACTACAGCGAGTATCGATGACGTCGCAACGCCACCATCGTCCACTAACAATACGGAAAACCAGGGCAATGATAGAACAACGGATCCTATAATCGGAGGACAAAACTCAGGGTCTGATAGGATGAGGCCACCTTTAAATCGCATGCGTGGTGGCCCCGGACAGGGTACAGGTCTCCGTGCCATGGTATCTCCATTAGGTGGCAACACAAGTCAGGGTGCAGGTGTTAATACCAGAATTTCCGCTTCAACTGGCAGTACTGGTCAGGGAGCAGGCGTTAATAACAGGATCTCCCCTtcaggtggcagcactggTCAGGATGCAGGTGTTAATACCGGTGTTAATACAGGTGTTAATACCAGGATTTCCCCCTCAACTGGCAGTACAGGTCAGGTTGCAGGTGTTAATACCAGGATTTCTCCATCAGGTGGCGGCACGGGACAGGCTGCGAGTTTCAGAATGAGGGTGTTTCGAGGAAGGGGCAGTATTGGTAGTAATTCAGGCGGTGGGAGCACAGGTGGAGGGAGCACCGGCACTGAAAACACAACTGGAGGGAGCACGGGCATTGGAAACACAACTGGAGGGAGCACGGGCACTGAAAATACAACTGGAGGGAGCACGGGCATTGTTAATACATCTGGAGGGAGCATGGGCACTGGAAACACAACTGGAGGAAGCACGGGCACTGGTAACACGGGTGGAAGGAGTACGGGCACTGGAAACATGGGTGGAGGGAGCACGGGCACTGGAAACACGGGTGGACGGAGCACGAGCCGCACGAGACAGGCTGCGAGTTTTAGAATGAGGATATTCCAAGGAAGGGGCAGTATTGTTAGTACTTCAGGCGGTGGGAGCACAAGTGGAGGGAGCACGGGCACTGAAAACACAACTGGAGGGAGCATGGACACTGGTAACACGGATGGAAGGAGCACGGGCACTGGGAGCTCGAGTGGAGGCAATATGGACACTGGTAACACTGGTGGAGGGAGAACGGGCACTGTTAACACTTTTGGAAGGAACATGCGCACTGGGAGCTCAAGTTCTAATATGACGGGTAACAGTAACCCAGACACCGGGGATTTTTTCAACATTTAACTGTTTAACGTAACTCTATTGCGTGTAGTGGATTCGAAACCCAGTAATGTGCGCTATTTTCAGGATATGTATACCaatgttttatatatatatatatatatatatatatatatatatatatatatatatatatatatatatatatatatatatatatatatatatatatatatatatatatatatatatatatatatatatatatatatatatatatatatatatatatatatatatatatatatattgttgatattttgatgtGAATTGatgggtttttattttcatgtctaATTCAAGCTTAAGAAATTGTTGTACGTGATTGTATAGGAAATAAATACGCATGAGAATAATTCTATTGTTTAAAACAATTGGTGCGTTAttgttttttgacgccttataaaacgttaccattatgaaacctaaacaatgttaaccattcagcgtcattttacaaacgacagccgtaaatcgatgtgcaaaacgtcacaggtttatgtgtacacaaacaagctatctggcaaaatattattgacgtagatgtagaatggcttcctgtgattatataatgacctatatttgaacgtcgaaatgttatattgcattgaatatcattagaagacgtattgtaatagtaaaggatgtatgattatatc
This genomic interval from Tubulanus polymorphus chromosome 8, tnTubPoly1.2, whole genome shotgun sequence contains the following:
- the LOC141910076 gene encoding uncharacterized protein LOC141910076: MTGTVALDQKNEGENASSADTSTVTMETTFTPDDTTSEPSGGLTRTKHDTRKLKNTKRLSASQQGAGLADNESAGTTSVNKPGRKFNKFCIIAAFSLGIIIVGSVAVFIVFRFQQPKQQQITSTTPGADPNPGGIPLPNNGSRQVQTATTATPPPPLQQTTASIDDVATPPSSTNNTENQGNDRTTDPIIGGQNSGSDRMRPPLNRMRGGPGQGTGLRAMVSPLGGNTSQGAGVNTRISASTGSTGQGAGVNNRISPSGGSTGQDAGVNTGVNTGVNTRISPSTGSTGQVAGVNTRISPSGGGTGQAASFRMRVFRGRGSIGSNSGGGSTGGGSTGTENTTGGSTGIGNTTGGSTGTENTTGGSTGIVNTSGGSMGTGNTTGGSTGTGNTGGRSTGTGNMGGGSTGTGNTGGRSTSRTRQAASFRMRIFQGRGSIVSTSGGGSTSGGSTGTENTTGGSMDTGNTDGRSTGTGSSSGGNMDTGNTGGGRTGTVNTFGRNMRTGSSSSNMTGNSNPDTGDFFNI